The Antedon mediterranea chromosome 11, ecAntMedi1.1, whole genome shotgun sequence genome window below encodes:
- the LOC140063272 gene encoding transcription initiation factor TFIID subunit 2-like: MSKSSKKFDRFDSPRDFRLSHQILCVTGFNFQRKSIIGYTELHIVPLKPGLNKIKINSKQCRVYRVCINDYWEASFMYNDPTLEICQSDSRQRNLNFFSGCHYDAVSSVDTDKNNGELTIKIPHSASHLLSEQKPLRVSIEFSLERPQGGLHFVVPETDGTMEERGAHLFTYAYEHSSRLWFPCIDSYSEPCTWKLEFTVDASMVAVSCGDLYETVYTPDMRKKTFHYILTIPTAAPNIAVAVGPFEILVDPYMPEVTHFCLPQLKPILEHSTDFIHEVFEFFEENLSSRYPFSCYKQVFVDEAFVQADTYSTMTIFNTNLLHTRRVIDQTFETRTILTQALAEQFFTCFINMQSWNDAWLVKGISKYLTGLYLKKVFGMNEYRSIIYKELTDLCVYEQDIGGLTLCPEPLTPNKGDSASHLHFPRNHSHTVSWKYAKMLANKSHLVLRLIELRIGPELLLQVFNKLLSLATAAAQQKFFLANAWYNLLLSTPGFLKALSNVSGKDLTSFIEQWVTQGGIVRFHGNFIFNRKRNIVELEIRQDPSRKGVFKYVGPLKVTIQELDGSFEHTLQVEENLVKGEITCHSKSRRHKKKKIPLLNGEEVDMDLGAMDADSPVLWIRIDTEMTLLRQVTFDQPDFQWQYQLKFERDIAAQLEAIKALRQFPSTETIQTLGGMIKDKTAFYKVRVKAAEELSKVANELFASFNGSSALMEIFYDLFGAYNCRRIVKQNDFSNFQDYFLQKALPMSLAYIRDSHRVCPKETLSFLTDLIKYNDNRTNRYSDNYYIASLINALTETITPAVAMVTTSVEHLSPETKLVLEEVTRCLNLEKMLPCYHHTITISCLNSIRMLQKNGHIPSDSTLFQTYAQYGHFLDVRVAALKALVDYVKVEGVNNYGADVFSWLLDIVEQDPVPYVRHKVLRMLIKNPPFKHKSTSPLCNEALVERIWALMNSGTSHDSRLRCDAVDFYYTLFGRNRPSFLPIPELGMVLNLREKRALLNPSVVKEDPIIHQTEHVDSVSSDTRKRKSDSHSPAFKKEPSFRKESSSSGSSAEMKDVPSKQMKQEHLHIDILSHHDDMDEHDDEVRPPTPGCNISDIVSPPTPGGSIKQDLDLSPVIGDSERVSFPALTDRELKPELAHSASKDALHKKKKKKNKHKHKHKREREGETSQRNTPSPMN, from the exons ATGTCGAAAAGTAGCAAGAAATTTGATAGATTTGATTCTCCAAGAGATTTTAGATTA AGTCACCAGATTTTGTGTGTGACTGGTTTCAACTTTCAGAGGAAATCAATAATA ggatATACAGAGCTACATATAGTTCCGCTAAAACCTGGTCTGAACAAGATTAAAATCAACAGTAAACAATGTC GTGTTTATAGAGTATGCATAAATGATTATTGGGAAGCATCATTTATGTACAATGATCCAACATTAGAGATTTGTCAGTCAGACTCAAGACA ACGTAATTTAAACTTCTTTTCTGGATGCCATTATGATGCTGTGAGTTCAGTTGACACGGACAAGAATAATGGCGAGTTGACGATCAAGATACCACACAGTGCTTCTCACCTTCTATCAG AACAAAAACCTCTGCGTGTTAGCATTGAGTTTTCGCTTGAACGACCTCAAGGTGGTCTTCATTTTGTGGTACCAGAAACGGATGGCACCATGGAAGAA CGTGGAGCCCATCTGTTCACATACGCTTATGAACATTCATCACGTCTCTGGTTTCCGTGCATCGATTCCTACTCCGAACCCTGCACTTGGAAACTCGAATTCACAGTTGATGCTTCGATGGTGGCAGTATCCTGCGGTGATTTGTATGAAACGGTTTACACACCAGACATGCGCaagaaaacatttcattatatattGACCATACCGACTGCAGCACCAAACATAGCAGTTGCTGTTgg ACCTTTTGAGATACTGGTTGATCCATATATGCCTGAGGTGACCCACTTCTGCCTGCCTCAACTCAAACCAATACTTGAGCATTCCACAGACTTCATTCATGAA GTTTTTGAGTTTTTTGAAGAGAATCTAAGTTCGCGCTATCCATTCTCATGTTATAAGCAAGTGTTTGTGGACGAAGCGTTTGTTCAGGCCGATACCTACTCAACCATGACCATTTTCAA CACAAACCTCCTTCACACGCGACGTGTCATCGACCAGACATTTGAAACGCGTACAATTCTTACGCAGGCACTAGCTGAGCAGTTCTTCACATGCTTTATCAACATGCAGTCCTGGAATGATGCTTGGCTCGTCAAAGGAATCTCAAAATATTTAACTGGACTCTACCTCAAGAAGGTGTTTGGCATGAATGAATATAGAAGTATTATTTATAAG GAATTGACAGACTTGTGTGTATATGAGCAGGACATTGGAGGCTTAACTCTCTGTCCTGAGCCACTGACCCCAAACAAAGGTGATTCAGCGAGTCATTTGCACTTTCCACGCAATCATTCACACACCGTGTCTTGGAAGTATGCCAAGATGCTGGCTAACAAATCACATTTGGTATTGCGTCTCATAGAGCTGAGAATTGGCCCAGAACTTTTGTTACAG GTTTTTAACAAGTTGCTGTCTCTGGCCACAGCTGCTGCACAACAGAAGTTTTTCTTAGCCAATGCCTGGTACAACTTACTTCTCTCAACTCCAGGG TTTCTTAAAGCATTGTCAAATGTGTCTGGCAAAGATCTGACTTCTTTTATTGAGCAATGGGTTACACAAGGTGGAATAGTACGTTTCCATGGCAACTTTATTTTTAATCGTAAACGCAACATTGTAGAACTGGAAATACGACAAGATCCAAGCAGAAAAGGCGTTTTTAAATATGTG GGTCCATTAAAAGTGACAATACAAGAGCTGGATGGATCATTTGAACACACTCTCCAAGTGGAAGAGAATCTGGTCAAAGGTGAAATTACTTGCCACTCAAAAAGTAGAAG gcataaaaagaagaaaattccATTGTTAAATGGGGAAGAAGTAGACATGGATTTAGGTGCAATGGA TGCTGATTCACCTGTACTATGGATCAGGATCGACACTGAGATGACCTTACTGCGTCAGGTGACCTTTGACCAGCCTGATTTTCAATGGCAGTACCAACTAAAATTTGAAAGAGATATTGCTGCACAGTTAGAG GCCATCAAAGCTCTACGGCAATTCCCAAGTACGGAGACTATTCAGACATTGGGAGGTATGATCAAAGATAAGACAGCCTTTTACAAGGTTAGAGTGAAGGCTGCTGAGGAATTGTCAAAG GTAGCCAATGAGCTGTTTGCATCATTCAATGGTAGCTCAGCACTTATGGAAATATTCTATGACCTTTTCGGAGCCTATAATTGCAGGCGGAttgtcaaacaaaatgatttctCAAATTTTCAAGACTATTTCTTACAAAAG GCTTTACCGATGTCATTAGCCTACATACGGGATTCCCATCGTGTATGCCCAAAAGAAACGCTTAGTTTTCTCACAGATCTTATTAAGTACAATGACAACAGGACAAACAGA tattcaGACAATTATTACATCGCATCATTAATTAATGCATTAACAGAAACAATAACCCCAGCTGTTGCTATGGTTACTACAAGTGTAGAGCATCTTTCTCCTGAAACTAAG TTGGTTCTAGAAGAAGTAACCAGATGTTTGAACCTAGAGAAGATGCTGCCATGTTATCATCACACAATCACCATCAGTTGTCTTAATTCCATTCGGATGCTGCAGAAGAATGGTCACATACCCAGTGACTCAACCCTGTTTCAAACATACGCGCAGTATGGACACTTCTTAGATGTACGAGTTGCCGCATTGAAGGCATTAGTCGACTATGTTAAAG tTGAAGGTGTAAATAATTACGGTGCTGATGTATTTTCATGGTTATTGGACATTGTCGAGCAAGACCCAGTACCATATGTTAG ACATAAAGTTTTAAGGATGCTGATCAAGAACCCACCATTCAAACACAAGAGTACCTCACCTTTATGCAATGAAGCACTTGTAGAAAGAATCTGGGCACTGATGAA TTCTGGTACATCACATGATTCTCGGTTAAGATGCGATGCAGTGGACTTCTATTACACTCTTTTTGGTCGTAACAGACCATCTTTCCTTCCAATTCCTGAACTAGGAATGGTTCTGAATTTAAGAGAGAAAAGAGCATTACTGAATCCTTCAGTTGTTAAAGAAGACCCAATTATTCATCAGACA GAGCATGTAGACTCTGTGTCCAGTGATACACGCAAAAGGAAGTCTGACAGCCATTCACCTGCTTTCAAGAAAGAGCCATCATTCAGGAAGGAATCGTCATCCAGCGGAAGCTCTGCCGAAATGAAG GATGTTCCCTCTAAACAGATGAAGCAAGAACATTTGCACATTGATATACTTAGTCACCATGATGATATGGATGAACACGATGATGAAGTTCGTCCTCCAACACCTGGCTGTAACATATCGGATATTGTTTCTCCACCAACTCCAGGTGGTTCCATTAAACAGGATTTAGACCTATCACCAGTTATAG GTGATTCAGAAAGGGTATCATTTCCAGCTCTTACAGACCGAGAGCTAAAACCAGAACTCGCCCATTCAGCTTCTAAAGACGCtttacataaaaagaaaaagaagaaaaataaacacaaGCATAAACACAAACGGGAAAGAGAGGGAGAGACAAGCCAGAGGAATACTCCATCTCCTATGAATTGA